The Paramicrobacterium fandaimingii DNA segment TGCATGAGCAGGCCGTGTCGATTACGGCGCACCGCTTCGGAACGCCGAGCACGCTCTCAGACGGCGTGATCTAGAACCTCGCCCGGAGCTCTGCCAGCCTGCGAAGCGCTGCGATCTGCGTGGCAAGTCGGGCAGGGCTCTCTGCGCGTTCATTCGGCGAAGTTTGCTCTAAGAGCGCAGTTTTAGAGCAAACTTCGCCCTCTGAACGACGAGTGTTGGCGTTCTGGCCCGTGAGCGTCGCCTCACGTTTGCGCCTGGCAGACGCTATGCGCTTTTGCGCGCAGCACTGCGGCTTCGCGAGCGTTGCCCGTCAGCGCTGCGGCGGACTCGAACTCCGCTCGCGCTTCGTCGCGCTTGCCCAGCTGAGCGAGCAGCTCACCGCGCACGCTCGGCAGCAGATGTGATTGCGCCAGCGATCCCTTCGCCACCAGGGCGTCGACAATGCGCAATGCGGCGGCAGGCCCGATCGCCTTCGAGACCGCGACAGCGCGATTGAGATCGACGATCGGGTTGGGCGCGAGACGCCCGAGAGCCTCGTAGAGCACGACGATGCGCTCCCAATCGGTCTCGCCGATGCTCGGTGCATGGGAATGGCACTCGGCGATTGCCGCCTGCAGCGCGTAGGAGCCGCGCCCTCGACCGAGCGCATCGGCACGTGCAAGCACATCGCTGCCACGGCGAATCTGCGCGTGATCCCACCGCGCCCGATCCTGGTCGGCAAGCAAGATCGGCTGCCCTGCAGCATCCGTTCTGCTGGCGAATCGCGAGGACTGAAACTCCATGAGTGCAACGAGAGCAAGCGCTTCGGATTCGCGGGGAACAAGACCCGTCAGGATGCGGCCGAGCCGCAGAGCCTCGCGGGCGAGGTCCCGGCGCATCCACGTGTCGCCGGTTGTTGCGGCGTAGCCCTCGGTGAAGATCAGGTAGACGACACTCAGCACTCCACCGAGCCGCTTCTTCAGATCGGCGGGCTCAGGCGTCTCAAATGGAACGCGGGCCTCCGCGAGCGTGCGTTTCGCCCGAGTAATGCGTGCTTGCACCGTTGCGACGGGGGCGAGCAGCATCCGCCCAATCTCTGTCGTTGTGAGCCCTCCCACGACGCGCAGCGTGAGCGCCACCTGCGATTCGCGCGACAGCACGGGGTGGCAGGCGATGAACACGAGGCGCAGAACATCGTCGTCGATCGGCTCCCATTCGTCGGCAACATCGTGCGGCGCTCCGTCGTCGAGATCGTGAGCCAGTGCCTTGTAGCGCTCGTCGAGCCGCTTGTCGCGCCGCCAGGAGTCGATGGCGCGGCGTTTGGCGACAGCGGTCAGCCATGCCGCCGGATTGCGTGGCACACCAGCATCCGGCCAAGTCGAGAGTGCCTCGACGCTCGCTTCGCTTGCGAGATCTTCGGCAAGGCCGACGTCGCCGGTGAATCGAGAGAGCGCTGCGACGATGCGCGCTCCCTCGATCCGCCACGTGACGTCGAGCGTGCTCTGGATGCTGGTCATAGCATGCTGGCTGCCGTGCGCTGGTCACCGGATGCTGGTCGCTGCAGCACTACTGCTTGGCGCTCTTCGCCTGCTCCTCGCGCCAGCCCTTCTCCTTCTGGATGTACTCGTTGTCTGTGTAGTCGGCGAAGTCGGTTTCGTCGGTGACTCGGCGCACCTCGAGCTTGCTTCCCTTGCCGAGCGGGGCGCGGCTGGCCCACTCAATGGCTTCGTCTTTGCTTGACACGTCGAGAATCCAGAAGCCGTTGAACAGCTCGTGGGTCTCTCCATAGGGGCCATCGGTAATGATCGGCGTCTCTGAATCGAAGTCGACGACGAAGCCCTCTGACGCGTCGCTGAGTCCTTCGCCTGCGAGTAGCACTCCTGCCTTCATCATTGACTCGTTGAAGCGGCCCATAGCGTTGATGACCTCTTCGAAGTTTGTCTCCTCGTACTCGTGGATCGCTGCATCGCTCGTATTGCGCATGATGAGCATGTACTTCATTGTTTTCTCCTTGCGTGGAGGGCGCCAAATGCGTCCTACTACTATGACGTCGAATGGCGAACGCGTAAATCGACATCGCTCGAAAAGAACGTGAGTGTTGCGGACATTGTGCACCGGCATACCTTTGCACAATGTCCGCAGCTCTCTACCTTGTCGAGCCGTGAGCGTGGCTCTGCCGACATGGCATGGTCGGTGAGGGCGGGCCGAGCTGAAATGCTACTCGCCGGTCTCGCCGTCGATTGACTCACGCAGCAGGTCCGCGTGGCCGTTGTGGCGGGCGTACTCCTCGATCATGTGCACGAGCATCCACCGCAGTGACACGTGAGTGCCGTCGCTCAGCGCCCTGACGGCGAGGGCGTCGAGACCGTCGCCTTCGAGAGCCTTCGCCACGCACGCACGCGAGTGCGTGACAGCATCCGCCCATAGTTGGCGCAGCTGCTCGGGGCTGTCGTCTACGGCGGAGTGCCAGTCCCAGTCGATATCGAGGTCCCAGTCGACCTCAGCCCAGATCGGCGCCGGGTCGTTGCCGAGCAATCGCTCAGAGAACCAGGAGTCCTCGACGAGGGCGAGGTGCTTCATCATGCCGCCGAGGGTCATCTCGGATGCCGCTGTCGTGGCGTTCAGCCCCGCGGAATCGAGCCGGGCGCACTTCCACTCGAACGTGGCGCGATGGTATTCGAGAAAGCCGACGAGCGTGTCGAGCTCGGGCGCGGCGACGGGAGGTTCGGGGCGGCCCTGGTCATCGATGACGGTCATGCGCCGAGTGTACGTGGATGAAACGCGCCCCATCTATGCGTATCAGAAGTGATACGCTATTCATATGCGCGTAGACGATGATCTCCCCGAAGGGCTTCAGGTCGTCCTCGAATCTGCGGCCAGACTGCAGACACTTGTACCTGACGCTGTGCTTGTTGGCGGTACAGCCGCTGCGTACTACGCGCGGCATCGAATGTCGTCGGATCATGATCATGTACTGATCGACCTTCGCGACCGATTTGATGCCGTTCTCGATGCGCTTGAGCGAGACGGCGACTTTGTGCTCAATCGCGCCACCCCAGGCAAGATCATTCTGGGTGAACTTGGCGGGATCGAGGCCGGAGTTCGACAGCTTATTCGGAAGCGTCCCCTCGAGGTGCAGCGGGTGACATTGATGACGGGAGCCAAAATCACTGTTCCCACTCTGGACGAGACCGCCCGAATAAAGGCGTATCTGATCGTCAAACGAAACCAGATGCGCGACTATCTCGATGTCGCTGCGCTCTCGGGGCGGTTCGGTGCTCGGGAGATGGGTGCGGCACTGTCGGTCATCGATGACTACTACAGCGATGACTCACATCCGAATGACCATCCTGTGCAGTCGCAGCTTGCGCGTCAACTGGCCAGCCCTGAGCCGAAAGATCGTAGCAGAATCGCGGGTCTCGCGAGTTACAAGCACCTAGACCGTCGGTGGCACGACTGGGATGCTGTCGTTGCAGAGTGCCGGCGTCTTGCCGCACATGTGGTGTAACGAGAGGAGCGCACGGTGCCATTGAGCTTTCGCAACATCGATGCCACTCCCGACGATCCTGTGGAGAAGTGGGGGTTCGAAGGAATGCTTGCCGCAATCGATCGCGGGTACGCGCGCGACTGGCGCAAGCTCGTGGACGCCGTGGTCGCGAACCCCCAACTGACAGACGAGTTTCACGAAGCTCGCGAAGCCGCTGAGTCACACGCGACGGTTGCGCTGCTCGACGCCATGCTGGTTGAGGCACGACGAACGGCATCCGAGCGGGCTCTCGATCGGCTACGCGACGCTTACTACGGAACCCGTATGACGCAGGTCGAACTGGCGTCGGTGATCGGCACGTCTCGCACGCGATTCAACTCGTACCTGACGGGGAAGGTGACACCGTCGATGGATGTGCTCGTTGCCGTCGAGGAGATCGCTCTGCGTTACCGCGCTCCATCGCGGGCGCCCGAACTGGTGCTCAACTGACGCGACTCGCGGGGCGTCGCGCCGTTCAGACCGGGCGTGGTGCTTACTCAGCTCAGCGCACACTGCGGATGCGGTAGACCACAATGCCGCCCGCGATGATGATGGCCGCCGTCACCGCGTAGAGCTCCGAGTACCCCGCGAAGCCGAGCACGAGCCAGCCCACGAGCGGCGCGATGGGCAGGTACTGCGCCGAGTTGATGATGCCGAGGTCGCGGGCACGGGACTCCGGCCGCGGCAGCACGTCGGTGATCAGCGCTTGGTCGACGGCGAGGAATGTGCCGAAGCCGAAGCCCAGCAGCACGCCGGCGACCATGGCGCTCTCCCACGTGGGAACGAACGCGAGGCACAGCGCTGCAGCGGCCTGCAGCACGGCGGACGCCGCAACGAAGTGCCGGCGAATCTGCCACCGATCAGACAGGATGCCGCTCAGCCACGACGCGGCAGCGCACGCGCCGAGGTACACGAAGATCAGCGTGGTCAGCGCTTCGTCTGGGTCGGGCACGTGCAGAACGTCTGCGAGAAAGTACAGCAGGTACGTCGTGCCCGTGAGGTTTCCCGCGTTGATCAGCACTCGCGAAAGCATCGCCCACGAGAAGTCGCGGTAACCGTGCAGATCGCTGCGGCGCGGCATCCGGAGTCTGGCTCGCGATCGAAGCGGTCCTGGCTCGGTGTCGCGCAGAATGACCAGGAACGGGATGCTTGATGCGAGCGCGAGGGCGGCGATGACAAACCAACTCTGCGCCACGTCGGTGACGAGCATCGTGACGACGACCATGCCGCCGGCCAGCGCGATCACCTGGGGAACGCCCATAGCGGCGGAGGCACGCCCGCGTTGCTCCCGCGGAACCTGGTCGGCGATCACCGCAGAGAGCGCAACGAGCACGGCGGCCTGCCCGAGCGAGACGATGCCGAGCAGCAGGGCGGCGAGGGGCCAGGATGCTTGTGCGCCGACGAACGCGAAGGGCACAGTCGCGGTGATGAAGCCGCCGAGAATCCACGTGCGCCGTCGCCCGAAGCGCGTACGAGTGCGGTCGCACGCGACGCCGATGAACGGCACAGACACCACGATCACCACAGACATCTCGGCGATCATGAAGGAGCTTGACGCGACTTTGCCCAGGGGGTCGAGAACGCTCGCGAGCTTGAGCACCATGAACTGGCCCGGCAGCACAATGAGCAGCCAGAAGCCGAACCAGGCGAGGGCGAACGCGAGAAGCCACCCGATGCCGACGCGCTTCGTCGGCTCGGCATACGGCTGCGTGACAGCATCCGGAATCATGCTCTACCTCTGCCGGGCGGCGAGCACCTGGCGCAGCCACTCGAACGAGGCCTTGGGTGTGCGCTCGAGTGTGTCGAAATCGACGTGCACAAGGCCGAAGCGCTGCGTGAACCCGGCCGCCCATTCCCAGTTGTCGAGCAGCGACCAGGCGAAGTATCCGCGCAGGTCGACGCCATCGGCTGCCCCGCCCGGCGCGACGGCGTCGAGCGCAGCACGCAGGTGAGCGTCGAGGTAGGCGATGCGCTCGGGGTCATTGATCGTGCCATTCGGCGCGACCTCGTCGGCGAAGCTCGCGCCGTTCTCGGTAATGTACACGGGCGGCAGCGCTGCCCCATAGCGGTCGCGCATCTCGGCAAGCGCGGTGCCCAGATGCTTGGGGGCGATGGGCCAGCCGAAGCCCGTGCGCGGGTATTCGTCGATGTCGACGAGGTGAAATGGCAGGCCGGTCATGGCCTCGGCTGTGCCGTCTGGGCTCGCACCGGTGCCCGCGCCTGCCGCGACGCGCGTGGGCATGTAGTAGTTGAGCCCGTAGAAGTCGAGAGGCTGGCAGATGGTATCGAGGTCACGTGAATCCGCGCCGCCCAGCGCGCCGAAGAGGGGTGCGAGCTCGTCGGGAACGTCGGGGTAGCTGCCGAGCAGCACAGGATCGGCGAACACTCGGTTGTGTACGATGTCGAAGAGCTGCGCCATCGCGGCATCCTCGGGTGAGTCCGTCGCGGCATGCACGGGAGAGTGCACGTTCGTGATGCCGATGCGAC contains these protein-coding regions:
- a CDS encoding RNA polymerase sigma factor; this translates as MTSIQSTLDVTWRIEGARIVAALSRFTGDVGLAEDLASEASVEALSTWPDAGVPRNPAAWLTAVAKRRAIDSWRRDKRLDERYKALAHDLDDGAPHDVADEWEPIDDDVLRLVFIACHPVLSRESQVALTLRVVGGLTTTEIGRMLLAPVATVQARITRAKRTLAEARVPFETPEPADLKKRLGGVLSVVYLIFTEGYAATTGDTWMRRDLAREALRLGRILTGLVPRESEALALVALMEFQSSRFASRTDAAGQPILLADQDRARWDHAQIRRGSDVLARADALGRGRGSYALQAAIAECHSHAPSIGETDWERIVVLYEALGRLAPNPIVDLNRAVAVSKAIGPAAALRIVDALVAKGSLAQSHLLPSVRGELLAQLGKRDEARAEFESAAALTGNAREAAVLRAKAHSVCQAQT
- a CDS encoding YciI family protein, which translates into the protein MKYMLIMRNTSDAAIHEYEETNFEEVINAMGRFNESMMKAGVLLAGEGLSDASEGFVVDFDSETPIITDGPYGETHELFNGFWILDVSSKDEAIEWASRAPLGKGSKLEVRRVTDETDFADYTDNEYIQKEKGWREEQAKSAKQ
- a CDS encoding DinB family protein — its product is MTVIDDQGRPEPPVAAPELDTLVGFLEYHRATFEWKCARLDSAGLNATTAASEMTLGGMMKHLALVEDSWFSERLLGNDPAPIWAEVDWDLDIDWDWHSAVDDSPEQLRQLWADAVTHSRACVAKALEGDGLDALAVRALSDGTHVSLRWMLVHMIEEYARHNGHADLLRESIDGETGE
- a CDS encoding nucleotidyl transferase AbiEii/AbiGii toxin family protein, which produces MRVDDDLPEGLQVVLESAARLQTLVPDAVLVGGTAAAYYARHRMSSDHDHVLIDLRDRFDAVLDALERDGDFVLNRATPGKIILGELGGIEAGVRQLIRKRPLEVQRVTLMTGAKITVPTLDETARIKAYLIVKRNQMRDYLDVAALSGRFGAREMGAALSVIDDYYSDDSHPNDHPVQSQLARQLASPEPKDRSRIAGLASYKHLDRRWHDWDAVVAECRRLAAHVV
- a CDS encoding helix-turn-helix domain-containing protein translates to MPLSFRNIDATPDDPVEKWGFEGMLAAIDRGYARDWRKLVDAVVANPQLTDEFHEAREAAESHATVALLDAMLVEARRTASERALDRLRDAYYGTRMTQVELASVIGTSRTRFNSYLTGKVTPSMDVLVAVEEIALRYRAPSRAPELVLN
- a CDS encoding MFS transporter, producing the protein MIPDAVTQPYAEPTKRVGIGWLLAFALAWFGFWLLIVLPGQFMVLKLASVLDPLGKVASSSFMIAEMSVVIVVSVPFIGVACDRTRTRFGRRRTWILGGFITATVPFAFVGAQASWPLAALLLGIVSLGQAAVLVALSAVIADQVPREQRGRASAAMGVPQVIALAGGMVVVTMLVTDVAQSWFVIAALALASSIPFLVILRDTEPGPLRSRARLRMPRRSDLHGYRDFSWAMLSRVLINAGNLTGTTYLLYFLADVLHVPDPDEALTTLIFVYLGACAAASWLSGILSDRWQIRRHFVAASAVLQAAAALCLAFVPTWESAMVAGVLLGFGFGTFLAVDQALITDVLPRPESRARDLGIINSAQYLPIAPLVGWLVLGFAGYSELYAVTAAIIIAGGIVVYRIRSVR
- a CDS encoding glycoside hydrolase family 1 protein, which codes for MSPDTVPSPKKPDPNSLAHSIPPGFVIGTATAAAQIEGASTAAGRSVWDDLSAQPGRIIDGSDTSVTCDHYSRYAEDVALMSTLGADAYRFSFAWPRLQPGGSGALDPAGIDFYDRMLDELAEHAISPFATLYHWDTPAELEVGWLDRDTALRFGEFAGLVGERFADRVDAWITLNEPATVTLNGYALGIHAPGETLLFDALPTVHHQLLGHGLAAQALRAASVPGRIGITNVHSPVHAATDSPEDAAMAQLFDIVHNRVFADPVLLGSYPDVPDELAPLFGALGGADSRDLDTICQPLDFYGLNYYMPTRVAAGAGTGASPDGTAEAMTGLPFHLVDIDEYPRTGFGWPIAPKHLGTALAEMRDRYGAALPPVYITENGASFADEVAPNGTINDPERIAYLDAHLRAALDAVAPGGAADGVDLRGYFAWSLLDNWEWAAGFTQRFGLVHVDFDTLERTPKASFEWLRQVLAARQR